One window of the Hyperolius riggenbachi isolate aHypRig1 chromosome 5, aHypRig1.pri, whole genome shotgun sequence genome contains the following:
- the LOC137518131 gene encoding zinc finger protein 250-like isoform X1, with product MEEDQSHMTGRIFNLTIEIIYLLTGEVRRTGRSHALQARYSPVKFGDYVIITVPPPHFLTSEGHKEKILEITRKMMELLTGEVPIKCEDVAIYFSMEEWQYIEGHKDLYKDTTVENCPSLTSPDGSSKNNSSERCTGPLYSQDCPQEDNTNPHHYQGGEFIYGSAVVKEEEEETYVRSDQQSLEEDGIMRTSKEEEETYVSSDQQSMEEGGMMRTSKEEEEEEMYVMSDQQSMKESDMRTNKEEEEEETNVRSDQQSMEEGDRMRTCKEEEEETYVRSDQQSMEEGDMMRTSKEEDAVTEGRIAQSPGIKNPSETRLSVSTDCTTDDDCIGQEAPADIPITSNIPPNPPHLFNPEGPHTQHSSPLAGGSYSCSTCGKYFVWKSHLVIHERYHTGEKPYSCAECGKCFVQKSKLVRHERSHTGEKPYSCAECGKCFGEKSVLIKHERSHTGKKPYSCAECGKCFGQKSVLKTHERCHSGEKPYSCAECGKCFGQKGSLVKHERSHSGEKPYSCAECGKCFGWNGNLLRHERSHTGEKPYSCPECGKCFVQKSVLKTHERVHTGGKPYSCPECGKWFSYKSNLLKHERSHTSEKPYSCAECGKCFVQKSELVKHERCHTGEKPYSCTLSVGNVLKKKETFSPLKGLTGEKPFSCAECGKCFEQKSHLVTHEQLHTDEQSICFECGKWFRAKSSLVRHKRSHTGKKP from the exons atggaggaggaccagagtcacatgaccgggaggatattcaacctcaccatagagatcatctatctgctgactggagaggtgaggaggactgGAAGAAGTCATGCTTTACAGGCA AGATATTCTCCAGTGAAGTTTGGTGATTATGTGATCATCacggtgcccccacctcactTCCTGACATCTGAAGGACACAAGGAGAAGATTCTGGaaatcaccaggaagatgatggagctgctgacaggagag gttcctataaaGTGTGAGGATGTCGCCATCTACTTCTCCATGGAAGAatggcagtatatagaaggacacaaggacctctacaaggacaccaCGGTGGAGAATTGTCCCtccctcacatcaccag aTGGATCCAGCAAAAACAACTCAtctgagagatgtacaggtcctctttattcccaggattgtccacaagaagataacactaacccccaccattatcag GGTGGAGAATTTATCTATGGaagtgctgtggttaaagaggaggaagaagagacttatgtgaggagtgatcagcagtctttgGAGGAGGATGGCattatgaggacaagtaaagaggaagaagagacgtatgtgagcagtgatcagcagtctatggaggagggtggcatgatgaggacaagtaaagaggaggaagaagaagagatgtatgtgatgagtgatcagcagtctatgaaaGAGAGCGATatgaggacaaataaagaggaagaagaagaagaaacaaatgtgaggagtgatcagcagtctatggaggagggtgacaggatgaggacatgtaaagaggaagaagaagagacgtatgtgaggagtgatcagcagtctatggaggagggagacatgatgaggacaagtaaagaggaggacgcTGTTACAGAGGGCAGAATAG cgcagAGTCCTGGCATCAAGAAcccctcagagactcgtctctctgtatccacagactgtacaacggatgatgattgcATTGGACAAGAGGCTCCTGCAGATATCCCGATTACCTCAAATATTCCCCCAAACCCCCCTCACTTGTTTAACCCTGAGGGgccccatacccagcacagctctcctcttgcaggagggtcttattcctgttccacatgtgggaaatattttgtatggaaatcacatcttgttatTCATGAGcgatatcacactggtgagaagccctattcatgtgctgagtgtgggaaatgttttgttcagaaatcaaaacttgttagacatgagagatctcacactggtgagaagccctattcatgtgctgagtgtggaaaatgttttggggAGAAATCAGTCCttatcaaacatgagagatctcacactggcaagaagccctattcatgtgctgagtgtggaaaatgttttgggcagaaatcgGTCCTTAAaacacatgagagatgtcactctggtgagaagccctattcatgtgctgagtgtgggaaatgttttgggcagaaaggaaGTCTTGTCAAACATGAGCGATCTCAtagtggtgagaagccctattcatgtgctgagtgtgggaaatgttttgggtggaACGGAAACCTTTTAAGACATGAgaggtctcacactggtgagaagccctattcatgtcctgagtgtgggaaatgttttgttcagaaatcagTCCTTAAAACACACGAGAGAGTTCACACTGGCGGTAAGCCctattcatgtcctgagtgtgggaaatggtttagtTACAAATCAAATCTTttaaaacatgagagatctcacactagtgagaagccctattcatgtgctgagtgtgggaaatgttttgttcagaaatcagaacttgtcaaacatgagagatgtcatactggggaaaagccctattcatgtactctGAGTGTGGGCAATGTTTTGAAGAAAAAGGAAACCTTCTCACCCTTAAAAGGtctcactggtgagaagccattctcatgtgctgagtgtgggaaatgttttgaacagaaatcacaccttgtcacacatgagcaACTTCACACTGATGAGCAGAGTATAtgttttgagtgtgggaaatggtttagaGCAAAATCAAGCCTTGTCAGACATAAGAGATCCCACACAGGTAAGAAGCCATAA
- the LOC137518131 gene encoding endothelial zinc finger protein induced by tumor necrosis factor alpha-like isoform X3, producing the protein MMELLTGEVPIKCEDVAIYFSMEEWQYIEGHKDLYKDTTVENCPSLTSPDGSSKNNSSERCTGPLYSQDCPQEDNTNPHHYQGGEFIYGSAVVKEEEEETYVRSDQQSLEEDGIMRTSKEEEETYVSSDQQSMEEGGMMRTSKEEEEEEMYVMSDQQSMKESDMRTNKEEEEEETNVRSDQQSMEEGDRMRTCKEEEEETYVRSDQQSMEEGDMMRTSKEEDAVTEGRIAQSPGIKNPSETRLSVSTDCTTDDDCIGQEAPADIPITSNIPPNPPHLFNPEGPHTQHSSPLAGGSYSCSTCGKYFVWKSHLVIHERYHTGEKPYSCAECGKCFVQKSKLVRHERSHTGEKPYSCAECGKCFGEKSVLIKHERSHTGKKPYSCAECGKCFGQKSVLKTHERCHSGEKPYSCAECGKCFGQKGSLVKHERSHSGEKPYSCAECGKCFGWNGNLLRHERSHTGEKPYSCPECGKCFVQKSVLKTHERVHTGGKPYSCPECGKWFSYKSNLLKHERSHTSEKPYSCAECGKCFVQKSELVKHERCHTGEKPYSCTLSVGNVLKKKETFSPLKGLTGEKPFSCAECGKCFEQKSHLVTHEQLHTDEQSICFECGKWFRAKSSLVRHKRSHTGKKP; encoded by the exons atgatggagctgctgacaggagag gttcctataaaGTGTGAGGATGTCGCCATCTACTTCTCCATGGAAGAatggcagtatatagaaggacacaaggacctctacaaggacaccaCGGTGGAGAATTGTCCCtccctcacatcaccag aTGGATCCAGCAAAAACAACTCAtctgagagatgtacaggtcctctttattcccaggattgtccacaagaagataacactaacccccaccattatcag GGTGGAGAATTTATCTATGGaagtgctgtggttaaagaggaggaagaagagacttatgtgaggagtgatcagcagtctttgGAGGAGGATGGCattatgaggacaagtaaagaggaagaagagacgtatgtgagcagtgatcagcagtctatggaggagggtggcatgatgaggacaagtaaagaggaggaagaagaagagatgtatgtgatgagtgatcagcagtctatgaaaGAGAGCGATatgaggacaaataaagaggaagaagaagaagaaacaaatgtgaggagtgatcagcagtctatggaggagggtgacaggatgaggacatgtaaagaggaagaagaagagacgtatgtgaggagtgatcagcagtctatggaggagggagacatgatgaggacaagtaaagaggaggacgcTGTTACAGAGGGCAGAATAG cgcagAGTCCTGGCATCAAGAAcccctcagagactcgtctctctgtatccacagactgtacaacggatgatgattgcATTGGACAAGAGGCTCCTGCAGATATCCCGATTACCTCAAATATTCCCCCAAACCCCCCTCACTTGTTTAACCCTGAGGGgccccatacccagcacagctctcctcttgcaggagggtcttattcctgttccacatgtgggaaatattttgtatggaaatcacatcttgttatTCATGAGcgatatcacactggtgagaagccctattcatgtgctgagtgtgggaaatgttttgttcagaaatcaaaacttgttagacatgagagatctcacactggtgagaagccctattcatgtgctgagtgtggaaaatgttttggggAGAAATCAGTCCttatcaaacatgagagatctcacactggcaagaagccctattcatgtgctgagtgtggaaaatgttttgggcagaaatcgGTCCTTAAaacacatgagagatgtcactctggtgagaagccctattcatgtgctgagtgtgggaaatgttttgggcagaaaggaaGTCTTGTCAAACATGAGCGATCTCAtagtggtgagaagccctattcatgtgctgagtgtgggaaatgttttgggtggaACGGAAACCTTTTAAGACATGAgaggtctcacactggtgagaagccctattcatgtcctgagtgtgggaaatgttttgttcagaaatcagTCCTTAAAACACACGAGAGAGTTCACACTGGCGGTAAGCCctattcatgtcctgagtgtgggaaatggtttagtTACAAATCAAATCTTttaaaacatgagagatctcacactagtgagaagccctattcatgtgctgagtgtgggaaatgttttgttcagaaatcagaacttgtcaaacatgagagatgtcatactggggaaaagccctattcatgtactctGAGTGTGGGCAATGTTTTGAAGAAAAAGGAAACCTTCTCACCCTTAAAAGGtctcactggtgagaagccattctcatgtgctgagtgtgggaaatgttttgaacagaaatcacaccttgtcacacatgagcaACTTCACACTGATGAGCAGAGTATAtgttttgagtgtgggaaatggtttagaGCAAAATCAAGCCTTGTCAGACATAAGAGATCCCACACAGGTAAGAAGCCATAA
- the LOC137518131 gene encoding zinc finger protein 250-like isoform X2 produces the protein MEEDQSHMTGRIFNLTIEIIYLLTGERYSPVKFGDYVIITVPPPHFLTSEGHKEKILEITRKMMELLTGEVPIKCEDVAIYFSMEEWQYIEGHKDLYKDTTVENCPSLTSPDGSSKNNSSERCTGPLYSQDCPQEDNTNPHHYQGGEFIYGSAVVKEEEEETYVRSDQQSLEEDGIMRTSKEEEETYVSSDQQSMEEGGMMRTSKEEEEEEMYVMSDQQSMKESDMRTNKEEEEEETNVRSDQQSMEEGDRMRTCKEEEEETYVRSDQQSMEEGDMMRTSKEEDAVTEGRIAQSPGIKNPSETRLSVSTDCTTDDDCIGQEAPADIPITSNIPPNPPHLFNPEGPHTQHSSPLAGGSYSCSTCGKYFVWKSHLVIHERYHTGEKPYSCAECGKCFVQKSKLVRHERSHTGEKPYSCAECGKCFGEKSVLIKHERSHTGKKPYSCAECGKCFGQKSVLKTHERCHSGEKPYSCAECGKCFGQKGSLVKHERSHSGEKPYSCAECGKCFGWNGNLLRHERSHTGEKPYSCPECGKCFVQKSVLKTHERVHTGGKPYSCPECGKWFSYKSNLLKHERSHTSEKPYSCAECGKCFVQKSELVKHERCHTGEKPYSCTLSVGNVLKKKETFSPLKGLTGEKPFSCAECGKCFEQKSHLVTHEQLHTDEQSICFECGKWFRAKSSLVRHKRSHTGKKP, from the exons atggaggaggaccagagtcacatgaccgggaggatattcaacctcaccatagagatcatctatctgctgactggagag AGATATTCTCCAGTGAAGTTTGGTGATTATGTGATCATCacggtgcccccacctcactTCCTGACATCTGAAGGACACAAGGAGAAGATTCTGGaaatcaccaggaagatgatggagctgctgacaggagag gttcctataaaGTGTGAGGATGTCGCCATCTACTTCTCCATGGAAGAatggcagtatatagaaggacacaaggacctctacaaggacaccaCGGTGGAGAATTGTCCCtccctcacatcaccag aTGGATCCAGCAAAAACAACTCAtctgagagatgtacaggtcctctttattcccaggattgtccacaagaagataacactaacccccaccattatcag GGTGGAGAATTTATCTATGGaagtgctgtggttaaagaggaggaagaagagacttatgtgaggagtgatcagcagtctttgGAGGAGGATGGCattatgaggacaagtaaagaggaagaagagacgtatgtgagcagtgatcagcagtctatggaggagggtggcatgatgaggacaagtaaagaggaggaagaagaagagatgtatgtgatgagtgatcagcagtctatgaaaGAGAGCGATatgaggacaaataaagaggaagaagaagaagaaacaaatgtgaggagtgatcagcagtctatggaggagggtgacaggatgaggacatgtaaagaggaagaagaagagacgtatgtgaggagtgatcagcagtctatggaggagggagacatgatgaggacaagtaaagaggaggacgcTGTTACAGAGGGCAGAATAG cgcagAGTCCTGGCATCAAGAAcccctcagagactcgtctctctgtatccacagactgtacaacggatgatgattgcATTGGACAAGAGGCTCCTGCAGATATCCCGATTACCTCAAATATTCCCCCAAACCCCCCTCACTTGTTTAACCCTGAGGGgccccatacccagcacagctctcctcttgcaggagggtcttattcctgttccacatgtgggaaatattttgtatggaaatcacatcttgttatTCATGAGcgatatcacactggtgagaagccctattcatgtgctgagtgtgggaaatgttttgttcagaaatcaaaacttgttagacatgagagatctcacactggtgagaagccctattcatgtgctgagtgtggaaaatgttttggggAGAAATCAGTCCttatcaaacatgagagatctcacactggcaagaagccctattcatgtgctgagtgtggaaaatgttttgggcagaaatcgGTCCTTAAaacacatgagagatgtcactctggtgagaagccctattcatgtgctgagtgtgggaaatgttttgggcagaaaggaaGTCTTGTCAAACATGAGCGATCTCAtagtggtgagaagccctattcatgtgctgagtgtgggaaatgttttgggtggaACGGAAACCTTTTAAGACATGAgaggtctcacactggtgagaagccctattcatgtcctgagtgtgggaaatgttttgttcagaaatcagTCCTTAAAACACACGAGAGAGTTCACACTGGCGGTAAGCCctattcatgtcctgagtgtgggaaatggtttagtTACAAATCAAATCTTttaaaacatgagagatctcacactagtgagaagccctattcatgtgctgagtgtgggaaatgttttgttcagaaatcagaacttgtcaaacatgagagatgtcatactggggaaaagccctattcatgtactctGAGTGTGGGCAATGTTTTGAAGAAAAAGGAAACCTTCTCACCCTTAAAAGGtctcactggtgagaagccattctcatgtgctgagtgtgggaaatgttttgaacagaaatcacaccttgtcacacatgagcaACTTCACACTGATGAGCAGAGTATAtgttttgagtgtgggaaatggtttagaGCAAAATCAAGCCTTGTCAGACATAAGAGATCCCACACAGGTAAGAAGCCATAA